Proteins encoded in a region of the Flavobacteriaceae bacterium HL-DH10 genome:
- a CDS encoding formylglycine-generating enzyme family protein, translated as MKFIKSTILLSVFFLLGLYGCKKQVSSVNKLEANNQKWIDSIIQNPPEGMVWIPRGTFQQGAVSQDKMAMNHEKPQHTVTVDGFFMDITEVTNAQFSKFVQQTGYVTVAERDINWEDMKKQLPEGTPKPPDSILQPGSLLFKKTKSSVPNLYDFSQWWNWSIGVNWKHPNGAKCNLEGKENHPVVHISYEDAEAYCKWAGRRLPTEAEWEYAARGNKKNTTFFWGDDRMQLSKMANSWEGEFPVKNTLEDGFERTAPVKSYLPNGFGLYDMAGNVWEFTSDWYNVNYYNELATLNISVVNPKGADKAYNPNNPYLQEKVIKGGSFLCNDSYCASYRVSSRMGTSIDSSAEHVGFRTVLTLDMLLF; from the coding sequence TGGGACTTTATGGTTGTAAAAAACAAGTGTCTTCTGTAAATAAATTAGAAGCTAATAATCAAAAATGGATTGATAGTATAATTCAAAATCCGCCAGAAGGGATGGTATGGATTCCTAGAGGCACTTTTCAACAAGGTGCTGTTTCACAGGATAAAATGGCTATGAATCATGAAAAACCACAACACACTGTAACTGTAGATGGTTTTTTTATGGATATAACAGAAGTAACTAATGCACAGTTTTCAAAGTTTGTACAACAAACAGGTTATGTAACGGTTGCAGAACGAGACATTAATTGGGAAGACATGAAGAAGCAACTTCCTGAAGGCACACCAAAACCACCAGATAGTATTTTACAGCCAGGATCGTTATTATTTAAAAAAACAAAATCTTCTGTTCCTAATTTATATGATTTCTCACAGTGGTGGAATTGGTCTATAGGCGTAAATTGGAAGCATCCAAATGGTGCTAAATGCAATTTAGAAGGAAAAGAAAATCATCCCGTTGTTCATATAAGTTATGAAGATGCTGAAGCATATTGTAAATGGGCTGGACGACGTTTACCAACAGAAGCTGAATGGGAATATGCCGCTCGTGGAAATAAAAAAAACACAACGTTTTTTTGGGGAGATGATAGAATGCAACTTTCAAAAATGGCAAATAGTTGGGAAGGCGAATTTCCTGTAAAAAACACATTAGAGGATGGTTTTGAAAGAACAGCTCCAGTAAAATCGTATCTCCCAAATGGGTTTGGACTTTATGATATGGCAGGGAATGTTTGGGAATTTACTTCAGATTGGTACAACGTAAATTATTATAATGAACTTGCTACTTTAAATATTTCGGTGGTAAACCCAAAAGGTGCAGATAAAGCATATAATCCTAACAACCCGTATCTTCAAGAAAAAGTAATTAAGGGAGGTTCTTTTTTATGTAATGATTCTTATTGCGCTAGTTATAGAGTGTCTTCACGTATGGGGACAAGTATAGATTCTTCAGCAGAACATGTAGGGTTTAGAACGGTTTTAACCTTAGACATGTTGCTGTTTTAA
- a CDS encoding IS110 family transposase, producing the protein MNKYSEIYGLDISKDVFDVYGSQTGHTQFKNDERGFKSFLNYVSKGALVVMEATGYYHYRLAQFLFKSGVCVSVVNPLSVKRFIQMKLAKVKTDKSDAKAICEYGQMNAVPLYTALNEVQSECLQLFRLLDSYIKQSTASKNKLHGEETLGIPSKFVYRSLKRHVKHLKKEIAAIEERLLALVKQDQQYQLTLLNSIPGMGVKTALFLIVVTDGFKKFETASQLCSYVGITPTIRLSGSSVRGRSRISKVGNKKLRNLLFLCAFSACKHNKACREIYERLVNKGKSKKLALITVANKLLKQAFAIAKSGRPYDENFVSKLA; encoded by the coding sequence ATGAATAAATATAGTGAAATTTATGGATTAGACATTAGTAAAGATGTCTTTGATGTTTATGGTTCCCAAACAGGTCACACCCAGTTTAAAAATGATGAGAGAGGATTTAAAAGCTTTTTAAATTATGTGTCAAAAGGCGCATTAGTAGTCATGGAAGCAACAGGCTATTATCATTACCGTTTAGCTCAGTTTTTATTCAAGTCAGGAGTTTGTGTATCTGTTGTGAATCCGCTGTCAGTAAAACGCTTTATCCAGATGAAGTTGGCCAAAGTAAAGACAGATAAGAGTGATGCTAAAGCTATTTGTGAGTATGGACAAATGAATGCTGTTCCTCTTTACACAGCTTTAAATGAAGTCCAGAGCGAATGCTTGCAGCTCTTTAGATTACTAGATAGTTACATAAAACAGAGTACGGCATCAAAGAATAAACTTCATGGGGAAGAAACTTTAGGAATACCTTCAAAGTTTGTATATCGTTCATTAAAGCGTCATGTAAAGCATTTAAAAAAGGAGATTGCCGCGATCGAGGAACGCCTATTAGCTTTAGTGAAACAAGACCAACAATATCAATTAACATTATTAAACAGTATCCCAGGTATGGGAGTAAAGACTGCCTTGTTTTTAATAGTAGTAACTGATGGCTTTAAGAAGTTTGAGACAGCATCGCAGCTATGCAGTTATGTTGGGATTACTCCAACTATAAGATTATCAGGTAGTAGCGTAAGAGGTCGAAGTAGAATAAGCAAGGTTGGTAACAAGAAGCTGAGAAATCTACTGTTTCTATGCGCTTTTTCAGCCTGTAAGCATAACAAGGCTTGTAGAGAAATTTATGAAAGATTAGTTAATAAAGGAAAAAGCAAAAAATTAGCATTAATTACTGTAGCAAATAAGTTATTAAAGCAGGCATTTGCTATTGCAAAATCTGGAAGACCTTATGATGAAAACTTTGTTTCTAAATTAGCCTAA
- a CDS encoding IS110 family transposase encodes MNKYSEIYGLDISKDVFDVYGSQTGHTQFKNDERGFKSFLNYVSKGALVVMEATGYYHYRLAQFLFKSGVCVSVVNPLSVKRFIQMKLAKVKTDKSDAKAICEYGQMNDVPLYTALNEVQSECLQLFRLLDSYIKQSTASKNKLHGEETLGIPSKFVYRSLKRHVKHLKKEIAAIEERLLALVKQDQQYQLTLLNSIPGMGVKTALFLIVVTDGFKKFETASQLCSYVGITPTIRLSGSSVRGRSRISKVGNKKLRNLLFLCAFSACKHNKACREIYERLVNKGKSKKLALIAVANKLLKQAFAIAKSGRPYDENFVSKLA; translated from the coding sequence ATGAATAAATATAGTGAAATTTATGGATTAGACATTAGTAAAGATGTCTTTGATGTTTATGGTTCCCAAACAGGTCACACCCAGTTTAAAAATGATGAGAGAGGATTTAAAAGCTTTTTAAATTATGTGTCAAAAGGCGCATTAGTAGTCATGGAAGCAACAGGCTATTATCATTACCGTTTAGCTCAGTTTTTATTCAAGTCAGGAGTTTGTGTATCTGTTGTGAATCCGCTGTCAGTAAAACGCTTTATCCAGATGAAGTTGGCCAAAGTAAAGACAGATAAGAGTGATGCTAAAGCTATTTGTGAGTATGGACAAATGAATGATGTTCCTCTTTACACAGCTTTAAATGAAGTCCAGAGCGAATGCTTGCAGCTCTTTAGATTACTAGATAGTTACATAAAACAGAGTACGGCATCAAAGAATAAACTTCATGGGGAAGAAACTTTAGGAATACCTTCAAAGTTTGTATATCGTTCATTAAAGCGTCATGTAAAGCATTTAAAAAAGGAGATTGCCGCGATCGAGGAACGCCTATTAGCTTTAGTGAAACAAGACCAACAATATCAATTAACATTATTAAACAGTATCCCAGGTATGGGAGTAAAGACTGCCTTGTTTTTAATAGTAGTAACTGATGGCTTTAAGAAGTTTGAGACAGCATCGCAGCTATGCAGTTATGTTGGGATTACTCCAACTATAAGATTATCCGGTAGTAGCGTAAGAGGTCGAAGTAGAATAAGCAAGGTTGGTAACAAGAAGCTGAGAAATCTACTGTTTCTATGCGCTTTTTCAGCCTGTAAGCATAACAAGGCTTGTAGAGAAATTTATGAAAGATTAGTTAATAAAGGAAAAAGCAAAAAATTAGCATTAATTGCTGTAGCAAATAAGTTATTAAAGCAGGCATTTGCTATTGCAAAATCTGGAAGACCTTATGATGAAAACTTTGTTTCTAAATTAGCCTAA
- a CDS encoding IS110 family transposase: MKPEQTAQPKLYIGIDIHKRSWKVHCATDLFSGKSFTMPPEPKVLEVYVHTHFPSYEVSIAYEAGCCGYYAHRSFEGFGWSSLVVNPADIHRKGKERFTKTDKIDAQLIARELKDGRLESIHIPEVEREQLRSLFRRRNDLVKDFRRVKSYIKMQLLYFGVRVPESFDNDHWSHDFRAWIDAIIFSHPTARETLDSRMRSFRFIDKELRDVSSKLRAYCRKHYKKDYYLLRSIPGIGGIVACGIICELGDLRRFNNIKHLAGYVGLAPGIHQSGDNQRHTGITMRAHRLMRSYFIEASWQAIRTDPVMQAYYRKHVGKNVKSIIVKIARKLLSRTLAVIKTEIPYTIGVIE, from the coding sequence ATGAAACCTGAACAAACTGCTCAACCAAAGTTATACATAGGAATTGACATACACAAGAGAAGCTGGAAAGTTCATTGTGCCACGGATCTATTTTCCGGAAAATCTTTTACCATGCCCCCAGAACCAAAGGTTTTAGAGGTATATGTTCACACCCATTTTCCTAGCTATGAAGTCTCTATCGCTTACGAAGCGGGTTGTTGTGGTTATTATGCCCATCGTAGCTTTGAGGGTTTTGGTTGGAGCTCGTTAGTTGTCAATCCAGCAGACATTCACCGAAAAGGAAAAGAACGCTTCACAAAGACCGATAAGATTGATGCTCAACTGATAGCACGAGAACTCAAAGACGGAAGGTTGGAGAGCATCCATATTCCAGAAGTAGAGCGTGAGCAACTGCGAAGTCTTTTTAGAAGACGTAATGATTTGGTTAAGGATTTTAGGCGGGTAAAGAGTTATATAAAAATGCAGCTGCTCTATTTTGGAGTAAGGGTTCCCGAATCCTTTGATAATGACCATTGGAGTCATGACTTTAGAGCTTGGATAGACGCTATTATTTTCAGTCATCCGACAGCCCGCGAGACACTTGATAGTAGAATGCGCAGTTTTAGATTTATAGATAAAGAGCTAAGAGATGTTTCTTCAAAGCTACGGGCTTATTGCCGTAAGCATTACAAAAAGGACTATTATCTTTTACGGAGTATTCCAGGAATAGGAGGTATCGTCGCTTGTGGGATTATTTGTGAATTGGGAGATTTGCGCCGCTTTAACAATATAAAACATTTGGCTGGCTATGTTGGTCTGGCACCAGGGATACACCAAAGTGGCGATAACCAAAGGCATACAGGTATTACTATGCGCGCTCACCGCTTAATGCGGAGTTATTTTATAGAAGCCTCATGGCAAGCCATACGAACCGACCCTGTGATGCAAGCTTATTATCGTAAACACGTAGGAAAAAATGTTAAGAGCATCATTGTAAAGATAGCTCGTAAATTATTGAGTAGAACCTTAGCCGTTATAAAAACAGAAATACCATATACCATTGGAGTGATAGAATAA
- a CDS encoding carbon-nitrogen hydrolase family protein: MTKNIKVAAAQLSPVFLNKEKTVKKACEAILEAGENGANLIVFPEAFISGYPDWVWLIPNSKGADLNDLYLKLVENAVSVPDDSTKKLCKAAKTVGVNVVIGMHERNTETSNASLFNSLLFIDDKGLILGKHRKLMPTGGERLIWSQGDGSTLCSYDTSVGKIAGLICWENFMPLARNAIYEFGTQILVSPTWDKSPNWIQTMQHVAREGGLFVISTCMALKMDDIPDEYEFKKLYPEGREWINVGNSSIIAPNGKIIAGPLEAKEGILYADINLQDIIKAKRMFDVVGHYSRPDVFNFNINQPNKN; the protein is encoded by the coding sequence ATGACAAAAAATATAAAAGTAGCTGCTGCACAACTTTCACCTGTTTTCTTAAACAAAGAAAAAACGGTTAAAAAGGCCTGTGAAGCGATTTTAGAGGCCGGTGAAAACGGCGCTAACTTAATCGTTTTCCCAGAGGCTTTTATTTCTGGTTATCCAGATTGGGTATGGCTTATTCCAAATAGTAAAGGAGCTGATTTAAATGACCTTTACTTGAAACTTGTTGAAAATGCTGTTTCTGTACCTGATGATTCTACGAAAAAACTTTGTAAAGCGGCTAAAACAGTTGGGGTTAATGTTGTTATTGGAATGCATGAACGTAATACTGAAACCAGTAATGCAAGTTTATTTAATAGCTTACTTTTTATAGACGACAAAGGATTAATTCTAGGTAAACATAGAAAGTTAATGCCAACAGGCGGAGAACGTCTTATATGGTCTCAAGGAGATGGTAGTACCTTATGTTCTTATGATACTTCAGTTGGTAAAATAGCAGGATTGATTTGCTGGGAAAACTTTATGCCATTAGCAAGAAATGCTATCTACGAATTTGGTACTCAAATATTAGTTTCACCTACTTGGGATAAAAGTCCCAACTGGATTCAAACTATGCAGCATGTTGCAAGGGAAGGAGGATTGTTTGTAATAAGCACTTGTATGGCTTTAAAAATGGATGACATTCCTGATGAGTATGAATTTAAAAAACTTTACCCTGAAGGAAGAGAATGGATTAATGTTGGTAATAGTTCTATAATCGCACCAAACGGGAAAATTATCGCTGGACCACTAGAAGCGAAAGAAGGAATATTATATGCAGATATTAATCTTCAAGACATTATTAAAGCAAAACGAATGTTTGATGTCGTTGGACATTACTCAAGACCTGATGTTTTTAATTTTAATATAAATCAGCCAAATAAAAACTAG
- a CDS encoding DUF2004 domain-containing protein, with protein MGIFDFFKRDKEVLKNDNEEIQVLEKPDLKKIDSDKLEDYYDWTLILGNRKINLDLNFETGSTNQSELSQILEFVSRIPEFNKQNRNYIKSDFKQDVSMTSDYLNFYLDELNEDELSDIIDISNRKKSRNSQLMEKLNLIRVGIYPQASYFATFDYSIDIDGEPCNQLLVVNINQDGTLDYITWES; from the coding sequence ATGGGAATATTTGATTTTTTCAAAAGAGATAAAGAAGTGCTTAAAAATGACAACGAAGAAATTCAAGTTTTGGAAAAACCAGATTTAAAGAAAATTGATTCGGATAAACTTGAAGATTATTACGATTGGACTTTAATATTGGGAAATAGAAAAATCAATCTGGATTTAAATTTCGAGACTGGTTCTACAAATCAATCTGAACTAAGTCAAATACTTGAATTCGTGAGTAGAATACCTGAGTTCAACAAACAAAATCGCAATTATATAAAATCGGACTTTAAGCAAGACGTAAGTATGACATCGGATTACCTGAATTTCTATCTTGACGAACTTAACGAAGACGAATTATCTGATATAATTGACATAAGTAATCGAAAAAAATCAAGGAATAGTCAGCTAATGGAAAAACTAAACTTAATAAGAGTTGGTATTTATCCACAAGCTTCTTATTTCGCAACATTTGACTATTCAATTGACATCGATGGAGAGCCTTGTAACCAACTGCTAGTCGTAAACATTAATCAAGATGGAACTTTGGACTATATAACCTGGGAAAGTTAA
- a CDS encoding tyrosine-type recombinase/integrase, which translates to MKSAPTVKQLVKSHLKNTTKRILIICRGEHHHNTPLRHSFATHLLEASTNLRHIKLLLGYSSTKTTEIYTHVAKSSFDSITNPLDL; encoded by the coding sequence ATTAAAAGTGCGCCAACAGTCAAACAACTAGTAAAATCGCACTTAAAAAACACAACAAAAAGAATCTTAATAATTTGCAGGGGTGAGCACCACCACAACACACCTTTAAGACATAGTTTTGCTACTCATTTATTAGAGGCTAGTACTAATTTAAGGCACATTAAATTACTTCTTGGCTATAGCTCTACCAAAACAACAGAAATATATACTCATGTTGCTAAAAGTAGTTTTGATTCTATTACAAACCCCTTGGATTTGTAA
- a CDS encoding ribose-phosphate pyrophosphokinase translates to MPIVITEAKIFACTQSKALGKKIAKAFGAELGNVITSTYSDGEFQPSYEESIRGTRIFIIGSTNPGPENLMEMLLMIDAAKRASARHITAVLPYFGWARQDRKDKPRVPIAAKLVAKMLEAAGATRIITMDLHADQIQGFFEKPVDHLFASTIFLPYLRSLNLPNLTIASPDMGGSKRAYAYSKALMSDVVICYKQREKANIISHMELIGNVEGKNVVLVDDMVDTAGTLTKAADLMMERGALSVRAICTHPILSGKAYDNLNNSKLEELIVTDSIPVKPLSDKIRVLSCADLFAEVMDKVHNNQSISSKFVM, encoded by the coding sequence ATGCCAATTGTAATAACCGAAGCTAAAATTTTTGCATGTACACAGAGTAAAGCGCTAGGTAAAAAAATTGCTAAGGCTTTTGGTGCCGAATTAGGAAACGTAATAACTTCAACTTATAGTGATGGTGAATTTCAACCATCTTATGAAGAATCTATTCGTGGTACTCGTATTTTTATTATTGGATCTACAAATCCAGGACCAGAAAATTTAATGGAAATGTTGTTAATGATTGATGCGGCAAAACGAGCTTCAGCAAGGCATATAACAGCAGTATTACCTTATTTTGGATGGGCAAGGCAGGATAGAAAAGATAAACCAAGAGTGCCTATTGCAGCAAAATTAGTCGCTAAAATGTTGGAAGCTGCTGGTGCAACTCGCATTATTACCATGGATTTACATGCAGACCAAATACAAGGATTTTTTGAAAAACCTGTAGATCATTTATTTGCTTCTACTATTTTTCTTCCGTATTTAAGAAGCTTAAATCTTCCAAATTTAACGATTGCTTCTCCAGATATGGGAGGGTCAAAAAGAGCGTACGCATATTCTAAAGCATTAATGAGTGATGTCGTAATTTGTTATAAGCAGCGAGAAAAGGCTAATATTATTTCTCACATGGAGCTTATTGGTAATGTAGAAGGAAAGAATGTGGTATTAGTAGACGACATGGTAGATACGGCAGGTACATTAACAAAAGCAGCCGATTTAATGATGGAACGAGGTGCCTTAAGCGTAAGAGCTATATGTACACATCCAATATTATCGGGGAAAGCTTATGATAATTTAAACAATTCAAAATTAGAAGAATTAATAGTAACAGACTCTATACCCGTTAAGCCTTTAAGTGATAAAATTAGAGTTTTAAGTTGTGCAGATTTATTTGCGGAGGTTATGGATAAAGTACACAACAATCAATCTATTAGTTCGAAATTTGTAATGTAA
- a CDS encoding 50S ribosomal protein L25/general stress protein Ctc: protein MKSITINGSQRESVGKKATKALRNAGQVPCVLYGGDKPVHFSTTELAFSKLVYTPNAHTVVINLESGETFNAVLQDIQFHPVTDKILHVDFYQLFEDKEIALNIPVNLIGNSRGVKNGGVLRRPYRKLRIKALPVNLPDFIEVDITPLKIGDKVSVGQLANEKYTILHPDSSVVCAVRTSRTAVADDDEDEDEVEGAETPAAEAAQE, encoded by the coding sequence ATGAAATCAATTACAATCAACGGATCTCAAAGAGAAAGCGTAGGCAAAAAAGCAACAAAAGCCTTACGTAATGCTGGTCAGGTTCCTTGCGTATTATACGGAGGAGATAAGCCAGTTCATTTTTCAACAACTGAATTAGCATTCTCTAAATTGGTGTACACACCAAATGCACATACAGTTGTAATTAATTTAGAAAGTGGTGAAACTTTTAATGCTGTACTTCAAGATATTCAATTTCACCCTGTAACAGATAAAATTTTACACGTAGATTTTTATCAATTATTTGAAGATAAAGAAATTGCATTAAACATTCCTGTTAATTTAATAGGAAATTCAAGAGGTGTTAAAAATGGTGGTGTTTTAAGAAGACCATACCGTAAATTACGTATTAAAGCACTTCCAGTAAATTTACCAGATTTTATTGAAGTAGATATTACTCCATTAAAAATTGGTGATAAAGTTTCAGTAGGACAATTAGCAAACGAGAAGTATACTATTTTGCACCCTGATAGTTCAGTTGTATGTGCAGTTAGAACTTCTAGAACTGCAGTAGCTGATGATGATGAAGATGAAGACGAAGTAGAAGGAGCAGAAACTCCAGCAGCAGAGGCAGCTCAAGAATAG
- the pth gene encoding aminoacyl-tRNA hydrolase, which translates to MFRFLISLFKKKNQKEEDYMKKYLIVGLGNIGEKYANTRHNIGFKILDYFAKEEDLTFETQKLGDVTTYKLKGRTFVFLKPNTYMNLSGKAVLYWLTKEKIPLENMLVITDDLNLPFGSIRVKIKGSDGGHNGLKDIQEKLNTTKYNRFRFGISDAFSKGKQIDYVLGEWTEEENKILNERLDKSVALIKSFALAGVNNTMNSFNGK; encoded by the coding sequence ATGTTTCGGTTTTTAATCAGTTTATTTAAGAAAAAAAATCAGAAAGAAGAAGATTACATGAAAAAGTATTTAATTGTTGGTTTAGGTAATATTGGAGAAAAGTATGCCAATACACGTCATAACATAGGATTTAAAATATTAGATTATTTCGCAAAAGAGGAAGACTTAACTTTTGAAACACAAAAACTTGGAGACGTAACAACATATAAACTTAAAGGAAGAACCTTTGTATTTTTAAAACCTAATACCTATATGAATTTAAGTGGTAAAGCGGTTTTGTACTGGTTAACTAAAGAAAAAATTCCTTTAGAAAACATGCTTGTAATTACTGATGATTTAAACTTACCTTTTGGAAGTATTAGAGTTAAAATAAAAGGAAGTGATGGCGGTCATAACGGTTTAAAAGATATTCAAGAAAAGCTAAATACCACAAAATACAATCGTTTTAGATTTGGAATAAGTGATGCTTTTAGTAAAGGAAAACAAATTGATTATGTTTTAGGTGAATGGACAGAAGAAGAAAATAAAATCTTAAATGAGCGCTTAGATAAATCAGTAGCTCTTATAAAATCTTTTGCTCTAGCTGGTGTAAATAATACGATGAATTCCTTTAATGGTAAATAA